The following is a genomic window from Mycobacterium parmense.
ACCGCCACGATCGGGGTCGTCGCGGCGACCACGCCCGCATGCACCGCCGAACCGTAGCCCGCCCGCGGTTCGGCCACGACCCGGGCGCCGTGCCGGCGGGCGACACCGGCCGTGTCGTCGGTGCTGTTGTTGTCGACCACCAGCGCCTGGTAGCCGGCCGGGACCGCCGCCAGCACCGCCGGGAGCGACTCCTCCTCGTTGAGACAGGGCAACACCACGGTGACCACGTCGTCGGCGTCGGGCATGCCTTGACCTTAGGGACGCCCCCGCTCAGAAGCCGTGATGGCCCCCACCACCGCCGCCGGTGCCGCCGCCACCGCCCGTGGCGCCGTGCGGCTGTTGGGGCACCGCCGGCTGTTGCGGGACCACCGGCTGCTGCGGAACCACCGGCTGCTGGGCGTGCGTCGACGGCACGCTCGGCTGCGTCTGGGTCGGCAGCGTCTGCGTCGGCTGCGTCTGCGTCGGCTCGGTCGTGGGCGCCGGGTGCGTGGTCGAAGGCGGCGAATACGTGGTGGTCGGCGGCGAATACGTCGTGGTGGGCGGCGAATAGCTCGTCGTCGGCGGTTCCGTGGTGGTCGGCGGCGAATACGACGTGGTGGGCGGCGAATAGCTCGTCGTCGGCGGCTCGCTGGTGGTCGGCGGCGAATACGACGTGGTCGGCGGCGAGGAGGTGGTCGGGGGGGTGTAAGGCGGCTGGGGCGGGTTGTAGGGCGGCCGCGGCGGATAGCCGGGATGCCAGCCGGGGTAAGGGACGATGATCGGGATCGGCAGCGGCATACCCGGATTCGGGTTCGGCACGAAGCCGGGAGTGCCGGGTGTCTCGGGTCCGACCGGGACCGGCGCGACGGGCCCTGGCACGTTCTGCGCGGGCGGCGTCACCTGCTGGGGAACCGAAGGCGCGGGGACGGTCCCGCCCTGGAAGCCCGCGTTGGGCGCGTTGGGGGGCGGCGGCGGCACCGGGGCCTGCTGCTGGGTGGGCAGCAGCGGCATGAACTTTCCCGGTGCGGCGTTCTGGCGTCCCACCACCGGCGCCTGGCTCGCGGTCGGACGAACGGCGATTGCCACCGCGGCGGCCAGCGAGGCCAGCCCGATCACCGCGAAGGCGATGACGGCGTTGCCGATCAGCAGCGACCGCCGGCTGAGCCGAGCCGGGCCGGCCTCCTCGACGTCGTCGTACTCCGGGCCGTACTCGTCGATCTCGCCGGGATACTGCCCGGCGTCGTCGGCCATCGAATAGGCGAGCTGCTGGTCAGGCGCGTTCGGGTCGCCCACCTGGGCGGGCGGCACGATCATCGTCTCGTCGCCGGCGAGCCCGGCCGCGGGGGCCAGCGCCGTCGCATCCCCGGCGAGGCCGGCCGCCGGCGCCAGCGCGGTGGCGTCCCCCGCGAGGCCCATCGCCGGCGCCATCGCCGTGGCGTCCCCGAGCAGTCCGGCGGCCGCCGGCCCTGCCGCCAAAGCCGCGCCGCGGGCCAGTGCGAAGGTGGGGTCGTCGGCGACCTGGACCCGCATGGTCGAGTCGTCGCGCAGCTGGTCGGCGATGCGGGTGAGGTCGGGTGACGCCCCCACCAGGAACAGCTCGCGCGGGGCGCCGGCCTCGGCACCGAGCCGGGCCATCATCGTGTCGAACATGGCGGTCGGGTCGCCGCCCGCGAGCGGCGCGGAGGCCAGCACGGTCGGGGGCGCGTCGCCGCCCGGACCCGCGGCCGGCACCGACAGCGTCGCCGTCTCGTCGTCCATCACCAGGGCGGCGCCCGGCTGCCCGGCGGCGCGCATCAGCGCCGCCACCGCCTGCGACTCCGACAGCACCGCGACGTTGTGGACGCCGGAATCCTCCAGCATCCGCCGCAGCTGGTCGGCCTTGGGGTCGTCGGACCAGCACACCCGGGTGCCGACCAGGCGGTGCTGCTCGTCGGCCAGCAACCGGTTCGTCCCCACCACGGTCTCGGTCAGTTTCCCCACCGGGTTGCCCTCGAGCTCGACGACGGACTGGTCGATCACGTCCGCGCCCCGCGCGCCCGACCCGATAAGCGCCAAGCGGGCGACGGGTCCTGTGACGGCGACCCCCAAAACGACGTCCATCCCGGTTCTCCTTCGGCCGGCCACCCCGCAACCAGCAATGTCCCGGCATCATTACACTGGCGATACCGTTGGCAGTATCAGTCATTCGGGCGAAGGTTCGCCTATTGCGCAGCCTAACCAGCTTGCCGAACGACGGGCCGGTCGCCCGGGGAGTCGCCTCCGCGGACGTGCCGGCGTCGGTCACCGCCACGGCCTCCGAACGGAGAATATGTTCGCAACCGAGCAGTGCGGCCGGCCCGGCAGGGCATTGCCCCACCGCACAACCCAACCTGCGCCAAGAGTAGCCGCGTTCGATTCCCGGGAGGCATTGTGAGCCAGAGCAGCGACGACACGCCTACCGGCCCCATCGGCGGCCGCACGCAGCAAACACCCACTCCGCGCATCGTCCGCCCGCCGGCCGCCGCCGCGGGCGGGGCGCCGGCGAAAGATCCGCTGCGGCGGTGGAACCTCGCGGCAGACCTGACCGCCGTCGCGCTGCTCGTCGCCGCGCTGTTCCTGCCCTGGAACCTCTACTTCGGCGTGGGCATCCCGGGCAGCAACACGGCTCTGTTCGCGGCCCTGCTCGCGGTGACGCTGCTGTCGGTGGTCTCGGTGGCCGTGGGCGGCTCCTGGCGGTCGTCGGGCGCCCGCGTCAACCCCGCGCGCGCCGGGCGGCTCCGGCTGGCCCTCAACGTGCCCTACCTGCTGCTGGTGCTCGCCTTCGTCGGGTTCGACGTCTTCGAAACCGTCCGCTTCGGCGGCACCGTCAACCTGCCGGGCGGCGCCGGCCCCGGCGCGTGGCTGGGGATCGCCGGCGCGTTGCTGAGCGCGCAGGTGGCCGTCGCCGAGGCCCGCACCGGACCCGCCGACGACAGGCCCGGCGGCTGGCTGCAGTCCGCCCGGATCGTCGGCTACCTGTCGATGACCGCGGCGGTGCTGAGCTTCGGTTTCAACCTCTACTGGCGGGTGCGCTACGCGCTGCAGACCTCTGGCGCGGCAACCGACTTCGGCAAGCAGAACGTCGCGGTCGTGGTGACCGCCGTCGTCTACGGAACGGCGGCCCTGCTGGCCGTGCTGGTCGCGTCGCGCTGGCTGCTGCCCGGCACCAAGGCGGCCCGGCTGGCGACCGTGGCGCTCGGCGCCTCGACACTGGTGGCCGGCGTCGTCGTCTGGGCCCTGCCGGTGGGCCGCGACATCGACGCCTTCCACGGCATCGCACAGAACACGTCGACCGCCGGTGTCGGCTTCGAGGGATACCTGGCGTGGGCCGCCGCCGCCGCGATGTTCGCCCCGCGGACGTTGTTCGGGCCGCGCGACTCGTCGCCGACCGAAGAGGACGCGTGGCGGACCGCGGCCAGGCACGGTTTGTTGCTCATCGCCGTCTGGTGCATCGGATCGGTCGCGATGCGCCTGACCGACCTCGGCGTGGCCGTCACCCTGGACTACCCCTTCTCCCGCTACGACAGCATCGTGCTGGCGACATTCGACCTGGCCACCGCGATGCTGGCGATCTGGCTGCGGGCCAACCTGGCCGGCGCCGACGTGTCGGCGAGGCTGGTCTCGTCGCTGTGCGGGCTGGTCGCGACGCTCTGCGTCGCCCGCGTCGTCGTCGGCGTGGCGCTGGCCCCGCGGTTCGCCGACTCGCCCACCTCCCCCGAACAGCACCCGGTCTACGGCAACAACCTCGCCCAGCAGATCACCAGCACCTTCGACGTGGCGCTGTGCGGGCTGGCGATCTGCATCCTGGCCGCCGCAATCGCCACGGGTCACCTCAGCGGTCGCCGGGTGCGGCTGCAGCGGCGCCGCGCCGCCCAGAAGCGCCCGGTTCCCGCGACTCCCGCGCCGGGCGCGCCGGCGCCCCGCGGCCGCGTACCGGTGGGTCGTCCCGCCCCGCCGTCGGCCGCCGCCACCACGCGCATCCCGACCGGCGGCATGGACACCCCCACAACCCAGATCCCGGCGGCAGGACCCCGGATCTTCCGGGGTGACGACTCCGCCACCCGGGGAATACCGGTGCCCAAACCCAAGATCTACCGGCCGCCGCAGGGCTAGCGGTCAGCGCAGCGGCGCGAACGCGAACTCGCGCAGGCCCACGACCGGGTCGACCGCCGCGCAAAAGCCCAGGACCTCGGCGGCCCGCGCGGGATCGGCCACGATGTGGCGCACGTCGCCGCTGCGGTACTGACCGGTGACCACCGGGGCCACCGAATCCGAGCGCGCGTCACACAGGGCGGTGGCCACCTGCAGGATCGAGATCGGCCGCCCGGAGCAGACGTTGAGCGCGGTGAACCCGGGGCCGCCTTCGGTCGCGATCGCCGCCGCCACATTCGCGGCGGCCACGTCGTCGACGTGGACGAAGTCGCGCATCTGGCCGCCGTCCTCGAAAACCCTTGGTGACTCGCCCTTTTCCAGCGACGATCGGAAGATCGCGGCCACCCCGGAGTACGGGGTGTCGCGCGGCATGCCGGGGCCGTAGACGTTGTGGTAGCGCAGCGCCACCACCGAACCGCCCACCGAACCCAGCGCCTCCGACCACGCCAGCGCGTAATGCTCCTGCGCGGTCTTGCTGGCGGCGTACAGGCTGCGCGGGCGCAGCGGCGCCTCCTCGTCGACCAGCCGCCACGCCAGTTCCTCATCCCCGATCGGGCAGCGGTGTTCGAAGACCCCGGCGTCGAGGTCGGCGCGCCGCCGGGGCAGCGGATCGACCGCGCCGTGTTGCGCGCAGTGGTAGTGGCCCTGCCCGTACACCACCATCGACGACGCCAGCACCAGGCGGCGCACCCCGGCCGCGAACATCTGCGCCAGCAGCACCGTGGTGGCGAAGTCGTTGTGACCCCCGTAGGCCGGCGCGTCGGCGGCGTCCACCCCCGCCCCGACCATCGCCGCCTGGTGGCACACCACGTCCACGCCGTCCAGCAGCGGGGCCAGCGCCGCGGCGTCGCGGACGTCGACGCGGTGGCAGCCCGGCGGGGGCACCGCGTCCGGGCCGTGCGCGGCGGGCAGGAGCACGTCGAGCGCCACGACGTCGTGACCCGCGGCGCGCAGCGCCTTGTCGATGCGCGAGCCGATGAAGCCGGCCGCCCCGGTCAGCAGCACCCTCACGGCAGCTGCACCGGCAGCGTGACGCCGGCATGCGGCAGGCAGTGGGTGCAGGTGCGTTCGTCGGCCACCCGCCCGATCGCCTCGCGCACCAGCTTCTTGAACAGTTCGATGTTCTTCTCGAACTCGGCGAAAACCTCGACGGTGGTCACCCCCTCGCCCGCCTGCACACCCGCATCCAGATCCGTAATCAAAGCGATTGCCGCATAACACATTTCAAGTTCCCTGGCCAGCACGGCCTCCGGGTATCCGGTCATGTTGACCAGGCTGAATCCGGCGGAGGCGAACCAGCGGCTCTCCGCCCGGGTGGAAAACCGCGGCCCCTGGATCACCACCATGGTGCCGCCGTCGACCACTCCGGGCAGGCCGGTGACCGCCTCGCGCAGGGCCGGGCAGTACGGGTCGGCGAAGTCGACGTGGATACCGCCGGAGTCGAAATACGTGTCGGCGCGGCCGCTGGTCCGGTCGACCAGCTGGTCGGGGACCACCACGGTGCCCGGGCCGTTGGCGGGGTCGAGGCTGCCCACCGCGCACGGTCCGAACACCCGTCGCACCCCGAGCTTGCGCAGGGCCCACATGTTGGCCCGGTAGGGCACCGTGTGCGCGCTGAACTCGTGGGCCGCGCCGTGCCGGGGCAGGAACGCGACCTCGTGCCCGCCGACGGCGCCCACCGCGACGGGCGCGCTGGGCGCGCCGTACGGGGTCTGGACCTCGATGGTGCGGACAGCGGATTCGAAGAACGCGTAGAACCCGCTGCCGCCGATGACTCCGAGCATTCGCCCATTGTCGTGGATCTGTCGTGGATCGCGGGTGCGGGGCCGTCCCCGTTCCCTGGCACGATGGATCGGTGGCCGGTCTCGGGCAGTGGATCGAGGGTGCGCGACCGCGGACCCTACCCAACGCGGTGGCGCCGGTGGTCGCGGGCACCGGAGGTGCGGCGTGGTTGCACGCCGCGGTGTGGTGGAAGGCGTTGCTGGCGCTGGCCGTCGCGGTCGCGCTGACGGTCGGCGTGAACTACGCCAACGACTACTCCGACGGCATCCGCGGCACCGACGACGACCGGGCCGGACCCGTGCGGCTGGTGGGCTCGCGGCTGGCGACGCCGCGGTCGGTGTTGGCCGCGGCGCTGACGAGCCTGGCCGCCGGCGCGGTCGCCGGGGCGGCGCTCGCGCTGGTGAGCGCGCCGTGGCTGATCGTGGTGGGCGCGGCCTGTATCGCCGGGGCGTGGCTGTACACCGGCGGGTCGAAACCCTACGGCTACGCCGGCTTCGGCGAGCTCGCCGTGTTCGTCTTCTTCGGCCTGGTCGCCGTGCTGGGCACCCAGTACACCCAGGCGTTGCGGGTCGACTGGGTGGGTTTGGTGCTGGCGGTGTCGATCGGGGCGCTGTCGTCGTCGGTGCTGGTGGCCAACAACCTGCGTGACATCCCCACCGACGCGCAGTCGGAGAAGATCACCCTCGCGGTGCGCCTGGGCGATGCCCGCACCCGCATCCTGTACCAGGTGCTGCTGCTGACCGCCGCGGCCGGCACCGTCCTTCTCATGACCGCGACGCCCTGGTGCGCCGCGGGGTTGGTGGCGGTTCCACTGGCCGTGCGCGCGGCGCGGCCGGTGCGGTCCGGCCGCGGCGGGCGCGAACTGATCCCGGTGCTGCGCGACACCGGCCTGGCGATGGTGGTGTGGGCGAGCGCGATGGCGGTCGCGCTGGCGTTCGGGCGCTAGTCGCCGGTCTGTTCGTCGGCCCCGGCCGGCTCGGTGCGGCCATGCAGCCGCGCCTGCAGCTGCCGCCGTTCGGCGCGCCGGCGTTCGCCGGCGACCGCCAGCGACGCGGTCGCCCGCCGGCGCAGCGGGCCGAACAGCCAGATGCCCAGGGGCATCGCGATGATCAACGCGAACAGCACCGCCACGATGAGGGGGAACTGGCTGACGCCCAGCAGGCGCGCGACGCCGTAGATCGCGGCGGCGAGCGCCGCCGCCAGCAGCAGCCTGGCCGCCGCGTACAGCGCAACGTCGACGGCGACCCGGTTGCGGCCGCCGTCGCCGTGTTGGGTTCGGGCGCCTTGTTCTGTGCGGGCGCCGTCTTCAGTGTGGTTGTCGCCCGGTCCTTCTGGAAGCACTTCTGACACAGGTCGAGCCTACGGCGCGGGTATATTCGCCCGGAGGAGGTGTTTGGTGCTCTACCTGCTGCT
Proteins encoded in this region:
- a CDS encoding DUF7937 domain-containing protein — encoded protein: MVSQSSDDTPTGPIGGRTQQTPTPRIVRPPAAAAGGAPAKDPLRRWNLAADLTAVALLVAALFLPWNLYFGVGIPGSNTALFAALLAVTLLSVVSVAVGGSWRSSGARVNPARAGRLRLALNVPYLLLVLAFVGFDVFETVRFGGTVNLPGGAGPGAWLGIAGALLSAQVAVAEARTGPADDRPGGWLQSARIVGYLSMTAAVLSFGFNLYWRVRYALQTSGAATDFGKQNVAVVVTAVVYGTAALLAVLVASRWLLPGTKAARLATVALGASTLVAGVVVWALPVGRDIDAFHGIAQNTSTAGVGFEGYLAWAAAAAMFAPRTLFGPRDSSPTEEDAWRTAARHGLLLIAVWCIGSVAMRLTDLGVAVTLDYPFSRYDSIVLATFDLATAMLAIWLRANLAGADVSARLVSSLCGLVATLCVARVVVGVALAPRFADSPTSPEQHPVYGNNLAQQITSTFDVALCGLAICILAAAIATGHLSGRRVRLQRRRAAQKRPVPATPAPGAPAPRGRVPVGRPAPPSAAATTRIPTGGMDTPTTQIPAAGPRIFRGDDSATRGIPVPKPKIYRPPQG
- a CDS encoding NAD-dependent epimerase/dehydratase family protein codes for the protein MRVLLTGAAGFIGSRIDKALRAAGHDVVALDVLLPAAHGPDAVPPPGCHRVDVRDAAALAPLLDGVDVVCHQAAMVGAGVDAADAPAYGGHNDFATTVLLAQMFAAGVRRLVLASSMVVYGQGHYHCAQHGAVDPLPRRRADLDAGVFEHRCPIGDEELAWRLVDEEAPLRPRSLYAASKTAQEHYALAWSEALGSVGGSVVALRYHNVYGPGMPRDTPYSGVAAIFRSSLEKGESPRVFEDGGQMRDFVHVDDVAAANVAAAIATEGGPGFTALNVCSGRPISILQVATALCDARSDSVAPVVTGQYRSGDVRHIVADPARAAEVLGFCAAVDPVVGLREFAFAPLR
- a CDS encoding S-methyl-5'-thioadenosine phosphorylase; the protein is MLGVIGGSGFYAFFESAVRTIEVQTPYGAPSAPVAVGAVGGHEVAFLPRHGAAHEFSAHTVPYRANMWALRKLGVRRVFGPCAVGSLDPANGPGTVVVPDQLVDRTSGRADTYFDSGGIHVDFADPYCPALREAVTGLPGVVDGGTMVVIQGPRFSTRAESRWFASAGFSLVNMTGYPEAVLARELEMCYAAIALITDLDAGVQAGEGVTTVEVFAEFEKNIELFKKLVREAIGRVADERTCTHCLPHAGVTLPVQLP
- a CDS encoding 1,4-dihydroxy-2-naphthoate polyprenyltransferase; the protein is MAGLGQWIEGARPRTLPNAVAPVVAGTGGAAWLHAAVWWKALLALAVAVALTVGVNYANDYSDGIRGTDDDRAGPVRLVGSRLATPRSVLAAALTSLAAGAVAGAALALVSAPWLIVVGAACIAGAWLYTGGSKPYGYAGFGELAVFVFFGLVAVLGTQYTQALRVDWVGLVLAVSIGALSSSVLVANNLRDIPTDAQSEKITLAVRLGDARTRILYQVLLLTAAAGTVLLMTATPWCAAGLVAVPLAVRAARPVRSGRGGRELIPVLRDTGLAMVVWASAMAVALAFGR
- a CDS encoding DUF4229 domain-containing protein, which codes for MYAAARLLLAAALAAAIYGVARLLGVSQFPLIVAVLFALIIAMPLGIWLFGPLRRRATASLAVAGERRRAERRQLQARLHGRTEPAGADEQTGD